GATGGGCGCCCGCGTCGCCGAGGAGGACCGCGATGCGCGGCTCGAGGCGGTCGCGCAGCCCGGCGTCGCCCCGCGCGACTTCTACAGCACGACGATCTACCCGACGGAGGTCCGGGTCGGCGGCGAGTGGGTGCGCGTCGGCGGCCAGCGCATGGACGCCGTGGTGGTGGTCGACGGTCTCCCCGACGCGCCGCGCGCGAGCTGCCGCCTGCTCCGCAGCCTCGCGATGGGCGACCGCGTGGTCTGCGGCATCGAGGGCATCCGCATCCACCCGACGCGCGTCCCCGCCGCCAGCGAGACCTTCGGCTTCATGACCGCCGAGACCTCGAGCGAGCGCCGCGTCGAGCTCGCCGTCGACCGGATCGCCTGGGAGATGCGCCGGCTGCGCGACCGCGGCGGCAAGATCGTGGTGGTCGCCGGTCCGGTCGTGATCCACACCGGCGGCGGGCCGCACCTCGCCCGTCTCGTCCGCCGCGGCTACGTCCAAGCGCTCCTCGCCGGCAACGGCCTCGCCGCGCACGACATCGAGCAGGCGCTCTTCGGGACCTCGCTCGGCGTCGACCTGAAGCGCGGCATCAACGTCCAGGGCGGCCACCGCAACCACCTCTACGCCATCAACCTGGTGCGCGAGAGCGGCGGCATCCGCCAGGCCGTCGAACGCGGCGTGCTGGGCGAGGGCATCCTCTACGAGTGCGTCGAAAACGGCGTGCCCTTCGTGCTCGCCGGCTCGATCCGCGACGACGGCCCGCTGCCCGAGACGCTGATGGACCTGCTCGCGGCGCAGGAAGCCTATGCGCGAGCCATCGAAGGCGCCGACATGATCCTCATGCTGTCGTCGATGCTGCACGCCATCGGCGTCGGCAACATGACCCCGGCGGGCGTCCGCCTGATCTACGTCGACATCAGCCCCGCGGTGGTGACGAAGCTCGCCGACCGGGGCTCGGTCGAGTCGACGGGCATCGTCACCGACGTGGGGCTCTTCCTGAACCTGCTCGACGCGCGGCTGGGCGCGCTGGAGTAGCTGAGGTCAAGGGAGAGGTATGCCGAGCTCGCGGCATATCTTACGCACGAGGAAGTCGACGACTTCACGGTGGCGTGGCACCGCGGAGTGAACCCCCGTCTTGGCGTTCGCGAACCACGAGTGCTTCGCTCCCTCACGGACGAGGGTACACCCGTGCTTCCGCAAGTGCGCCACGAGGGCGTGTCGCTTCATGCCCTACGCGACGAGGCTGA
This genomic interval from Deltaproteobacteria bacterium contains the following:
- a CDS encoding addiction module toxin, HicA family; this translates as MKRHALVAHLRKHGCTLVREGAKHSWFANAKTGVHSAVPRHREVVDFLVRKICRELGIPLP